One Malania oleifera isolate guangnan ecotype guangnan chromosome 10, ASM2987363v1, whole genome shotgun sequence genomic region harbors:
- the LOC131167015 gene encoding laccase-4-like isoform X2, whose protein sequence is MPMKLVCVRSRHGVRQYRTGWADGPAYITQCPIQPGQSYIYNFTVSRQRGTLLWHAHISWLRATVHGGLVILPKRGVPYPFPKPDDEVVIILGEWWKSDVEGVVNQAAQSGLPPNVSDAHTINGYPGPFPNCSSQDGFTLQVQSGKTYLLRIINAAINDELFFKVAEHNLTIVEVDATYTKPFQTETVFIAPGQTTTALLKADRAAGKYSISVSPFMDAPIPIDNTAATATLYYNGTLPTSPTIFTSIPAQNATPKTFSFIDSLRSLNSKQYPARVPLAIDHSLFFTIGVGINPCTTCINGRQFVADINNVSFVMPTIDLLQAHYYNISGVFTDDFPGNPPVVFNYTGDQPKNVQTMNGTRLYRVGFNSTVQVVLQGTAVIAPESHPTHLHGYNFFSVGKGLGNFNLVTDPKKFNLIDPIERNTIGVPSSGWTAIRFRADNPVGAL, encoded by the exons ATGCCTATGAAACTCGTGTGTGTTCGGAGCAGGCATGGAGTCCGACAATATCGAACCGGGTGGGCAGACGGGCCGGCGTACATAACGCAGTGTCCAATACAGCCGGGGCAAAGCTACATATACAACTTCACCGTCAGCCGCCAAAGAGGCACCCTTCTTTGGCACGCCCACATCTCCTGGCTCAGGGCGACGGTGCACGGCGGTCTTGTCATCTTGCCCAAGCGGGGCGTTCCTTATCCCTTTCCCAAACCAGACGATGAAGTTGTCATTATATTAG GGGAGTGGTGGAAGTCAGATGTGGAGGGCGTGGTGAACCAAGCTGCGCAATCTGGATTGCCCCCAAATGTATCAGATGCCCACACCATTAATGGCTATCCAGGCCCATTCCCAAACTGCTCCTCTCAGG ATGGCTTCACTTTGCAAGTCCAAAGTGGGAAGACCTACTTGCTGCGAATCATCAATGCGGCCATAAACGATGAGCTCTTCTTCAAGGTTGCAGAACACAACCTCACCATTGTTGAAGTGGATGCGACCTACACTAAACCCTTCCAGACCGAAACTGTTTTCATTGCCCCAGGCCAAACCACGACAGCCCTCCTAAAGGCTGATCGAGCTGCAGGGAAGTACTCAATATCTGTCTCCCCATTCATGGACGCTCCGATCCCCATTGATAATACTGCTGCAACTGCTACATTGTACTACAATGGTACTCTTCCAACTTCCCCTACCATCTTCACCAGCATCCCTGCACAAAATGCTACCCCTAAAACATTTAGCTTCATCGACTCTCTTCGAAGCCTTAACTCGAAACAGTACCCTGCAAGAGTCCCATTAGCCATTGATCATTCTCTGTTCTTCACCATAGGTGTTGGGATTAACCCATGTACTACATGCATTAATGGCAGACAGTTTGTGGCTGATATCAATAATGTTAGCTTTGTGATGCCCACCATTGATCTACTTCAAGCACATTACTACAATATAAGTGGAGTTTTCACTGATGATTTTCCTGGGAATCCACCGGTTGTGTTTAATTATACCGGTGACCAGCCAAAAAATGTGCAGACTATGAATGGGACAAGGCTGTATAGAGTGGGTTTCAATTCTACGGTTCAAGTTGTGCTTCAGGGGACTGCAGTAATAGCACCAGAAAGCCATCCTACCCACTTGCATGGGTATAACTTTTTTTCAGTTGGGAAGGGACTGGGGAATTTTAATCTAGTGACAGATCCAAAGAAGTTCAATCTCATCGATCCTATTGAGAGGAACACAATAGGGGTGCCATCTAGTGGGTGGACTGCAATCAGATTCAGAGCAGATAATCCAG TGGGGGCATTATAA
- the LOC131167015 gene encoding laccase-4-like isoform X1 — protein sequence MPMKLVCVRSRHGVRQYRTGWADGPAYITQCPIQPGQSYIYNFTVSRQRGTLLWHAHISWLRATVHGGLVILPKRGVPYPFPKPDDEVVIILGEWWKSDVEGVVNQAAQSGLPPNVSDAHTINGYPGPFPNCSSQDGFTLQVQSGKTYLLRIINAAINDELFFKVAEHNLTIVEVDATYTKPFQTETVFIAPGQTTTALLKADRAAGKYSISVSPFMDAPIPIDNTAATATLYYNGTLPTSPTIFTSIPAQNATPKTFSFIDSLRSLNSKQYPARVPLAIDHSLFFTIGVGINPCTTCINGRQFVADINNVSFVMPTIDLLQAHYYNISGVFTDDFPGNPPVVFNYTGDQPKNVQTMNGTRLYRVGFNSTVQVVLQGTAVIAPESHPTHLHGYNFFSVGKGLGNFNLVTDPKKFNLIDPIERNTIGVPSSGWTAIRFRADNPGVWLLHCHLEVHTTWGLKMAFLVENGNGPNESLIPPPSDLPKC from the exons ATGCCTATGAAACTCGTGTGTGTTCGGAGCAGGCATGGAGTCCGACAATATCGAACCGGGTGGGCAGACGGGCCGGCGTACATAACGCAGTGTCCAATACAGCCGGGGCAAAGCTACATATACAACTTCACCGTCAGCCGCCAAAGAGGCACCCTTCTTTGGCACGCCCACATCTCCTGGCTCAGGGCGACGGTGCACGGCGGTCTTGTCATCTTGCCCAAGCGGGGCGTTCCTTATCCCTTTCCCAAACCAGACGATGAAGTTGTCATTATATTAG GGGAGTGGTGGAAGTCAGATGTGGAGGGCGTGGTGAACCAAGCTGCGCAATCTGGATTGCCCCCAAATGTATCAGATGCCCACACCATTAATGGCTATCCAGGCCCATTCCCAAACTGCTCCTCTCAGG ATGGCTTCACTTTGCAAGTCCAAAGTGGGAAGACCTACTTGCTGCGAATCATCAATGCGGCCATAAACGATGAGCTCTTCTTCAAGGTTGCAGAACACAACCTCACCATTGTTGAAGTGGATGCGACCTACACTAAACCCTTCCAGACCGAAACTGTTTTCATTGCCCCAGGCCAAACCACGACAGCCCTCCTAAAGGCTGATCGAGCTGCAGGGAAGTACTCAATATCTGTCTCCCCATTCATGGACGCTCCGATCCCCATTGATAATACTGCTGCAACTGCTACATTGTACTACAATGGTACTCTTCCAACTTCCCCTACCATCTTCACCAGCATCCCTGCACAAAATGCTACCCCTAAAACATTTAGCTTCATCGACTCTCTTCGAAGCCTTAACTCGAAACAGTACCCTGCAAGAGTCCCATTAGCCATTGATCATTCTCTGTTCTTCACCATAGGTGTTGGGATTAACCCATGTACTACATGCATTAATGGCAGACAGTTTGTGGCTGATATCAATAATGTTAGCTTTGTGATGCCCACCATTGATCTACTTCAAGCACATTACTACAATATAAGTGGAGTTTTCACTGATGATTTTCCTGGGAATCCACCGGTTGTGTTTAATTATACCGGTGACCAGCCAAAAAATGTGCAGACTATGAATGGGACAAGGCTGTATAGAGTGGGTTTCAATTCTACGGTTCAAGTTGTGCTTCAGGGGACTGCAGTAATAGCACCAGAAAGCCATCCTACCCACTTGCATGGGTATAACTTTTTTTCAGTTGGGAAGGGACTGGGGAATTTTAATCTAGTGACAGATCCAAAGAAGTTCAATCTCATCGATCCTATTGAGAGGAACACAATAGGGGTGCCATCTAGTGGGTGGACTGCAATCAGATTCAGAGCAGATAATCCAG GGGTTTGGTTACTGCATTGCCATTTGGAAGTTCACACAACCTGGGGGCTGAAAATGGCATTTCTGGTGGAGAATGGAAACGGTCCAAATGAGTCACTTATACCACCTCCAAGTGACCTTCCAAAGTGTTAG